One region of Nycticebus coucang isolate mNycCou1 chromosome 10, mNycCou1.pri, whole genome shotgun sequence genomic DNA includes:
- the LOC128596729 gene encoding 60S acidic ribosomal protein P2-like — protein sequence MRPLCRREDALPRFLRGNAYPSARDIKKILDSVGIEADDDRLNKVISELNGKNVEDVIAQGIDKLASVPAGGAVAVSAAPRAAVPAAVSAPAAAEEKKDEKKEESEKSDDEMGFGLFD from the coding sequence ATGAGGCCTCTCTGCCGCCGAGAAGATGCGCTACCTCGCTTCCTCAGGGGCAACGCCTACCCCAGTGCCAGGGACATCAAGAAGATCCTGGACAGCGTGGGCATCGAGGCCGATGACGACCGGCTCAACAAGGTCATCAGTGAGCTAAACGGAAAAAATGTCGAAGATGTCATTGCCCAAGGTATTGATAAGCTTGCCAGTGTACCTGCTGGTGGGGCTGTGGCTGTCTCTGCTGCCCCCCGTGCTGCAGTTCCTGCTGCTGTTTCCGCCCCTGctgcagcagaggaaaagaaagatgagaagaaagAGGAGTCTGAAAAATCAGATGATGAAATGGGATTTGGCCTATTTGATTAA